The DNA sequence GATgccaaaaacaataataataataatattaataataataataataataagaagaagaagaagagagttaaATCTGCTCACATTATGATTGTAAACAGCATACTGTAGAAATTAAGGGACATAAGACTTCATGAATGGACAATCAATCATGAGTTGATTATaatgttattgtcattacatTAATGTGACAGTGTTTAAATTGCTCCACTGTATATATGAGTTAGATCTATTAACAGTTGGTAATGTATGTTAGGACATCCATAATGCAACTGCAGTAAAGttatataagaaataaaaagatttataCAATCATTTGtcattataatttaatattcatgtgtgtTCTTTATTATATGTAACAAAGACTGGAAGTGCAGATTAGATATAAGCATCATGTATTATAGAGCTGTGTACGAGAAaggttcatgttttatttgatgaaaCGATGAAAGATGAGTctgacaaacaaaaagagagaatttCCCATTCCTCAGGGATTTCCCATTTGGACATGGGAATGTTGGGAAGACAGAGTGTAGCCAGTCCATTCCTGAAAGCAGGTACTGTCCGTCATGAGGCAACAGTAGCTCAGTGAGTATAAGTACCAGCACGTTTTACACCTTCAACACATCTGCACATCAGACACAAGAAGAACTCTGATTTGAAAACTTTAAACAGTCAAACCTTCCTAAGATGAAGACCTTCAGCGTTGCAGTTGCACTGGCCGTTGTGCTCACCTTCATTTGCATTCAGCAGAGCTCTGCTGTCCCAGTCACTGAAGTAAGAACCTCATCTGCTTATTAGTTACAAATGTTTGTGTCAAGATAAGCTAAGATATGTTTCCTAATATGAATGTGTACAATTGTTTAACTTTAAGGTGcaagagatggaggaaatgaTGAGCAATGACAGTCCAGTTGCAGCAAATGAAGAGACATTAGAGGACTCATGGATGGTATGTTCAGCTAGTTTAATGAATGAATCCAAATATGTGAAGCTAATAAAAatagatgagagagaaagagtgagatcATGCAGCAGATCAACATGTTGCTCATGTCTCTTGTCTTTCACACAGATGCCGTataacaacagacacaaacGTGGCATTAAGTGTCGCTTTTGCTGTGGCTGCTGCACCCCTGGTATCTGTGAAGTGTGCTGCAGATTCTGAAGATTCCTGCAACAACAAACACTAAATGATGTTCTGTCTTTAAACTGTGTAACACTTTACATTGTATTAAagtttgtacatttgttttaatgcagTTAATGTGAGCTCAGTGAAGTGATTTCATCATCCACATATTATGTTAAATATCTGCACATACTGCAGTGTACTGTCACAATAAAGTCTGttactaatatatatattgtctcagTGTTGTTTCATCAGTTCATTTATTCTCAAAACAATATAAGTtggaaaaatatttaatgaGTATCAATTAGtttgcatattgtgtaaaatgaaaataagttttccaaaaaaacatttgttttcatcCCAAGTACAGTCTGTCCATAAAGtctttaaaatgactgacagagtgTCCCTGTCCCCTCTGATAGTGTGATACCTTTAATTAGAACCCATGGCAAACATGAATTGAAAACTACATCAGTGCTCTTTTGACTTGGGTTCTCCAGGACCCTAATACACTGGTATTTTTAAGAAGGATTTATTAAAACccagaaatagaaaataatattattaattcattaggAATACATTCATTGACAAAGTCATGAAAAATTGGGATGATAGAATAAAGCTGTTGTAGGTATCACAGTCAACAGAATTAATATAATTCAGTATCTTCTACACAGATCATCAACTGGTGAGGAAGTGAACTGTTAGTCTGGGACCTGCAGCTTTCACCTCAGTCTGTTAGTATTATATCATGAGTGTAACCATCATGTGAATTCTTAAAACCATTTCAAAGAgtttgcattttaaatgaatcaCTTGAAAACATTAAAACGGCATCAGTTTACTTTCTATAGCTGATCAACTCTGTTAGCAACAGTCATCATTTCAGATGATAAAAACCCACAGTCATCAGCTAGAAATGAAAAaccttattttgtttttgtctgtttgaaaTCAGAGTCTCATTATTTCAAAACCTTCTGAAAATGATTCACCCTGATATCCTTTTAGTTAAGACTCTcactgtgtttcctgtctctctacactgtgGATGGTGAAATAAAGACAAAGATgccaaaaacaataataataataataataagaagaagaagaagaagaagaagaagaagaagaagaagaacaagaagaagaagaagaagaagaagaagaagaacaagaagaagaagaagaagaagaagaagagagttaaATCTGCTCACATTATGATTGTAAACAGCATACTGTAGAAATTAAGGGACATAAGACTTCATGAATGGACAATCAATCATGAGTTGATTATaatgttattgtcattacatTAATGTGACAGTGTTTAAATTGCTCCACTGTATATATGAGTTAGATCTATTAACAGTTGGTAATGTATGTTAGGACATCCATAATGCAACTGTAGTAAAGttatataagaaataaaaagatttataCAATCATTTGtcattataatttaatattcatgtgtgtTCTTTATTATATGTAACAAAGACTGGAAGTGCAGATTAGATATAAGCATCATGTATTATAGAGCTGTGCAGGAGAAAGGTTCATGTTTGATTTGATGAAACGATGAAAGATGAGTctgacaaacaaaaagagagaatttCCCATTCCTCAGGGATTTCCCATTTGGACATGGGAATGTTGGGAAGACAGAGTGTAGCCAGTCCATTCCTGAAAGCAGGTACTGTCCGTCATGAGGCAACAGTAGCTCAGTGAGTATAAGTACCAGCACGTTTTACACATTCAACACATCTGCACATCAGACACAAGAAGAACTCTGATTTGAAAACTTTAAACAGTCAAACCTTCCTAAGATGAAGACCTTCAGCGTTGCAGTTGCACTGGCCGTTGTGCTCACCTTCATTTGCATTCAGCAGAGCTCTGCTGTCCCAGTCACTGAAGTAAGAACCTCATCTGCTTATTAGTTACAAATGTTTGTGTCAAGATAAGCTAAGATATGTTTCCTAATATGAATGTGTACAATTGTTTAACTTTAAGGTGcaagagatggaggaaatgaTGAGCAATGACAGTCCAGTTGCAGCAAATGAAGAGACATCAGAGGACTCATGGATGGTATGTTCAGCTAGTTTAATGAATGAATCCAAATATGTGAAGCTAATAAAAatagatgagagagaaagagtgagatcATGCAGCAGATAAACATGTTGCTCATGTCTCTTGTCTTTCACACAGATGCCGTataacaacagacacaaacGTGGCATTAAGTGTCGCTTTTGCTGTGGCTGCTGCACCCCTGGTATCTGTGGAGTGTGCTGCAGATTCTGAAGATTCCTGCAACAACAAACACTAAATGATGTTCTGTCTTTAAACTGTGTAACACTTTACATTGTATTAAagtttgtacatttgttttaatgcagTTAATGTGAGCTCAGTGAAGTGATTTCATCATCCACATATTATGTTAAATATCTGCACATACTGCAGTGTACTGTCACAATAAAGTCTGTtactaatatatattttgtctcAGTGTTGTTTCATCAGTTCATTTAttctcaaaacattattagttggaaaaaaatattttatcattgAGTATCAATTAGtttgcatattgtgtaaaatgaaaataagttttccaaaaaaacatttgtttttatcccAAGTACAGTCTGTCTATAAAGcctttaaaatgactgacagagtgTCCCTGTCCCCTCTGATAGTGTGATACCTTTAATTAGAACCCATGGTGAACATGAATTGAAAACTACATCAGTGCTCTTTTGACTTGGGTTCTCCAGGACCCCAATACACTGGTAGTTTTAAGAaggatttattaaaagctagaaatagaaaataatattattcattcattagaaACACATTCATTGACAAAGTCATGAAAAATTGGGATGATAGAATAAAGCTGTTGTAGGTATCACAGTCAGTAGAATGAATATAATTCAGTATCTTCTACACGGATCATCAACTGGTGAGGAAGTGAACTGTTAGTCTGGGACCTGCAGCTTTCACCTCAGTCTGTTAGTATTATATCATGAGTGTAACCATCATGTGAATTCTTAAAACCATTTCAAAGAGTTtccattttaaatgaatcaCTTGAAAACATTAAAACGGCATCAGTTTACTTTCTATAGCTGATCAACTCTGTTAGCAACAGTCATCATTTCAGCTGATAAAAACCCACAGTCATCATCTAGAAATGAAaaacttattttgtttttgtctgtttgaaaTCAGAGTCTCATTATTTCAAAACCTTTCTATCTTAGTCTTGgagcagcacatttcattttgcatcTAACATGAACTGTTAGTTATATCACCCATCTAATTTCTGCTTATTTCTGTCAAGCTGGCCATGCTGAAAATGATCCGTGGCCTTGACCCGCTCAACATCATCTGACTCTCTCTATGAGAGTTTTAAATACATGGAGAAGACTTGTCTTGCATTTGAAATGCTAGACAAGAATCTCCATGAGCTGCTGAAAGAGAGACGTGGCAACCCGCTATCTCTTCAGCACATCAGTCCCATGACACAGCATGTATGTGACTGTTAATTTCTATAAAAGCTGTGATATAAATGCATCAATCGACATAGTGCACCAGCATTTGGACAACAACATTCAGATCATTGCGGATACTGAACTGTGGCGTTTTTATTTCTTGTTCTCTACAGCTACTCAAACCACTCGGAGCTCTGAAGAATGTTGGTGTGATTCACACAAATATCACACCACAGAACATCATGTTGGTTAACCAGAGAGAAACGCCCTTCAGAG is a window from the Scomber japonicus isolate fScoJap1 chromosome 10, fScoJap1.pri, whole genome shotgun sequence genome containing:
- the LOC128366002 gene encoding hepcidin-like codes for the protein MKTFSVAVALAVVLTFICIQQSSAVPVTEVQEMEEMMSNDSPVAANEETLEDSWMMPYNNRHKRGIKCRFCCGCCTPGICEVCCRF
- the LOC128365987 gene encoding hepcidin-like, which encodes MKTFSVAVALAVVLTFICIQQSSAVPVTEVQEMEEMMSNDSPVAANEETSEDSWMMPYNNRHKRGIKCRFCCGCCTPGICGVCCRF